The sequence CGGCCGCACCCTGGTCACCAAGCCGGGGGCTGGCGTCGCATCCGGGTTGGCGAACGTGCTCTGGGTGCTGCTGGCCGGCTGGTGGCTGGCGCTGTCTCACCTGGTCGCCGGGGTATCCCTCTGTATCACGATCATTGGCATTCCGTTCGGCATCGCCAACTTCAAGCTCGTGCCGGCAGCATTCTGGCCACTCGGCCAGGAGGTCATCGAGGTCCGCTGAACCGAAACCCACCTGGCTCGGGGGGCTGGCTGCTTTCGGCTTCCCGCCGCTCCCACTCCTCGACCAACTCGTCCCAGTAGTCGACCCCCAACCCCCGACGCCCGTGCGCCAGCCAGCCGGCGGTGTTCCGCTCCACGTGCAGCCCGAGCTCGGCGAAGAGGTCAACCCATTGGCCCGGCTCCACCCCCACCTCGACCAGGGCGGCGTTGATCGGCCACTGCCCACGCGACCCGTCGAACATCGAGTCGACGTGCGGCCCCCAGGATCGCTGACCGCCGAGCCACACCGCCGCTGCCTGGTGGCCGACGCCGCCGGCGAACTCCGCCTCGACGTACGCCACCGGCCCCCGCCGCGACCAGTGGGCCAGGGTCTCGGTCAGCGCGGTGGAGAGAACCAGTGTGAACGGCTGCTCCAGGGAGGGCTCCTCGACGGCGTAGTCCGGCAGCGTCCCGGTCAGCTCCTCGACCAACTGCGAGGTCACCGGCAGTAGGGCGAAGTCCTGGCGCAGGTTGCCGAGGACCGCGTGATCCAGCCCGCGGGTTTCTCGGTGCAGCAGTCCGGCGTCCGCGATGATCGCGCTGAGCTGGTAACTCATGCGTCCACAGGCTGTGGATGGGACATGTGTACGAAGAATCCGGCCGGCTTCGCCTCCGCTGGTTGCCTGCTCCGCTGCACGCCGTCAGTATCCCTGCTTCGGTGGGCTGGCGACTGACACTCCCTTATCCGCGACGGCCGCCATTGAAAGTGGGCTGTGGGTTAGGGCCGGGATGCCAACCACCACGCGGTGGTCGCCATGGCCGCGATCAGTGCACTGAAGATGAAGGGTGCTTCGATTCCGATCGTTGCCGTGAGTACGCCGCCGAGCAACGCGCCCGCGGCGGCGGCGCTGAAGCTCAGCGTGCGGCCGGCCGCTATCGTCCGGCCGAGTAGGTCCCGTGGGACCAGCCGCTGACGTAGCGACACGACCGTGACGTTGAGCACCGCGAACGATCCGCTCGTGATCACGATGACGAGTATCGCAGCCCATAACTGGGCGGTCACGGCGAGCATCGCAGGGACACCGGCGGTGATGGCCAGTGACCAGGTGAGGATCAAGCGGTGCCGGTGCCCGCGACGAGTCGGTCAACGACGGACGAGCCGAGTAGGCCGCCGAGGGCACCCGCGGCGAGCAGGATTCCGAAACCGGTCGCCCCGACACTGAGCCGGCTCTCCGCGTACAGCACCAGGATCGCAAACCAGGCGCTGTCGGCGGCGGCGACCGCGGCGGTGACCAACGCGAGCGTGCGCAGCACACGGTGTCGTGCCAGCCATCGCAGACCCGCCACCACACCCGGGCTGGCCTGCTTCGGTGTGCCCTGCGGTGGCCGGGCCGCCACACTGATCGGCAGAGTAAGCAGGAGCATGACGGCCAGAGCGAGAGACGCCCCGTTCGCCGCGAACGGCAGGGCGGCGCCGGCCACGAAGAGCGCGGCACCGACCGGCGGGCCGACAAACTCGTTACCGACGATCTCGCCGGCGACCAGCTTTCCGTTGGCGCGCTCGAGTAGCCGCTCGGGCACCAGGCCGGGAAGTGCGGTCTGCGCGGCGGTGTCGCGTACCGTCTCCCCGATCCCGAGTAGGAAGCTGGCCAGCAGGACCAGCGGCAGCGACGCCCAGCCCGTCGCCACGGCCACCACGAGAACGCCCAGGACGACCACCCGGGCGAGGTCAGCCTGGGCGAGCAGAGTGCGGGCGCCGCGGCGGTCGGCCAGCGACCCGGCGAGAAGGCCGGTCACCAGCCACGGCAGGGCCTGGGCCGCGGTCACTGCGGCCACTCCGACCGGGTTGGCGGTCAGCGACGCGGCGAGCAGGGGGAAAGCTGCCAGTCGGATGCCGTCACCGACGTTGGCGAGGGTCGCGGCGCTCCAGAACGTCCAGAAGGGCCGGCCCAACGGAACGGAACTTGTGACCATGAACGGCATCATTGCACCGCCAGCGCCTCCTTCGGGGGCGCTGGCTTTGCTAACGGCACCCGGCAGTCAGCGCACCGTAGCGGTGAGGCGGCGTAGGGCGGTGTGCGCGGGTGGGCCCCAGGAGGGCTTGCCGCCGGGGCGGCCGTGGACGCCGTTGTCGCCGATGAGAATGCCGTGGAGGGCGCGTGCCGTCGCCCAGCCGCGGGCGCGGCGCAGGGTGGCGGGGTCGGGGGCCGGCTCGTAGGCCTCGTGGACGTGGTCGATGCCATCGGGTAGCAGGAGCCACGCGGCGGCGAGGTCATAAGCGGGATCCCCGGCGCAGAGGTCACCGAAGTCAATCACTCCGCAGAGGGTGCCGTCGGCGGTGAGTACGTTGGCCGGGTGCAGGTCGGCGTGGAGCCAGAGCGGCGGGCCGGTCCAGGGCGGAGCCGCTACCGCGTCGTGCCAGACGGCGCGGACCGCGGCCGGCTCGTCGATCAGCCCACGTTCGGTGGCGGCGCTGAGTGCCTCGGCGAACTGCTCGGTCTGGTCGACCAGCAGCCCACCCCGGTCCCGGCTGACGGGTGCCTCGTTGGGGGCGGGTTGGTGCAGCGCCGTCAGGAAGGTGGCCAGCGACCTGGCTGCGTCGAACGCGCGTGTGACCGGGGCTCGGTCGGCGGGGGTGCCCGGAACCCAGGTGGTGATGAGCCATGAACGAGGGAATCGTTTGGAGGGCACGCCGAGTCGTTGCGGGATGGGGATCGGCAGCGGTAGGCGTGGGGCCAGGGTAGGTACCCAGGCGTGCTCCTTGTGTAGTAGCGCGTCCGCGGACACGGTAGCCCACGGAAGCCGCACGGCCAGGTCGTCACCGAGCCGCCACAGTTGGTTGTCCCACCCTCGCGCGCCGAGTCGGATCGGGTGTTCGGCGAGGTCGGGGTGCTGGTCACGGACCAGGTCCCGGACCAACTGCGCGGTGATCTCGTTGTCGCCGGGGGTCACGCGGAGCAACGGTATCCGCTACCGGTGCCCGCGCGGAACGGTGGAGGGGCCCCGGCCCTACCGGCGAGCGGTGGGAACGGGACCCCTCGTGGATCCGAGGTACTCGGACTGCTATCCGGCGCACCCGGGAACGTCGACGCAGTTGTTCGGTCGATTCTTGACCACGACGGTGCCGGTGGCGGTGTTCAGGTTCACCGTGCCGCCCGCCTCGTTGTAGATGCCACCACCGTCGGTGGCGGCGATGTTCTTGGTGACCTTGGAGGCGAACAGGGTCAGGGTTCCGAGGGGCTCGTTGTATATTCCGCCGCCCTGACTGCCCGCCTGGTTGCCGAAGATCTTCGTGTTTCGTAGCACCAGCTCGGAGATGGTGTAGATACCGCCGCCATTGGTGCCGGCGCTGTTGTTCTTGATGATGCTGTCGGTAACGACGACGGATGCGTTGCTGTCTACCCCCAGGCCGCCGGAGATTGTTGTTAACGATACGTTATCGGCGATGGTGGTGGATCGGATTGTTACTTGCGTGCCAACGCTCGCGATGATGCCGCCGACCACGCCGGTGGCAATATTGTGCGTAACGCTACTGTCCGCGACAACGGCAGTGCCGCTGTCTATCAGGAGGCCGCCAAAGGCGACCTGGGCGCGATTTTTCGAGATGCTACTGTGTTCGATCCGTACAGTTTCCGAACTGGCGACCCCGGCTCCATTCAACGCGGTGTTGGCGTGGATTCCGGCCTTGCTGACCTCGAGTAACCCGGAGTTCAGGATTCCTCCGCCGGTAGTGGCAGCGGTATTGTGGCTGACCTTGGAGGATCGGATCCGGGCGGTGCCGCTGTTGGCGATGCCGCCACCGCTGCCGGCGCCGGCGATGTTGCGGGTGATGGTGCTGTGATTGGTGGTTAGCGATCCGCCTGCGGCCACCAATATGCCAGCCCCGTCAGCGCCTGGGTCGGTGGTCTGGCCGCCGGTGACGGTCAGGTGGTTGAGGGTGAGGTGACCGCCGGCTTCGACGTTGAGGATGCGGAACTGGTCAACAGCGGCGGCACGTTCGATGGTGGTGTGTTCGCCGCCATTGAGGGTGATCGGGCTGCTGATGGCGGGCAGGCCGGCGTCGTCGATGCTGGCGGTCAGCAGGTAGGTGCAGTTCCCGGCCAGGTCGAGCACACCGCCACCTCGGGCGTTGGACAAGGTGATCGCGGCGATCAGGGCATCCGCGTCGCAGGAGACCGGCGTGCCCGGCGACTTCTTCCCTGTCTTTCCCGGGTCGCCCTTGCTCTTGTCGTCGGGCTTGCCCCCGTCGCGCTTGTCGCGGTGCTCGTCGGTGAAGAGCCGGTCGGCGACAGTGGTGCGGGTGCGTTCGACAGCGTTGGCGGCCGGGGCGGCGGCGGCGACACCGGCGGTGGTGAGGGCCAGGCCCGTCACGCCAACTGCCCACCACCGTGACTTCGCTCGCCCTCCACCGGATCGATCGGTGTCGGGTTGTTCCTGATGGCTCATCGCGGTCTCGGTGTCCTTCCTCCGGCACGGACGAGAAGCCACCAACCCCGGGCTGACCGGGGCGATGCTCCTCGGCTACCAGGCAGGCGGTAGCAACCAAGCCGAGTTAAACCGACACCAGTCCGTATCAAGTGATGAAAGCGAAAAACATGCTCAAATCAGTCAAAGATCTCGTCGTCACCACGCCGCGGCACTACCGCACCGGGGCCGGCAGCGCCCGGATCGCGAGGAACCCGATCGGCTCGCGTAGCAGGCGCTCATAGCGGGCTTGATCGACGAGCGCCGCTTCGGCAGTCGGCTGTGGCTCCAGGAGTCGCTCGATGAGAAAGCCCGCCTCGTGTAGCTCTTCGCAGGTTCGCTCCAGCGGAAGCAGCCAATGACGTAGTTGCCAGCCTCTGCTCCAGGTCTCCTCGACAATTCGTTCGTCGAAGTAGCTGCCACCGTGTCGCAGCCAGTCACCGGTGGGGTGTAGCCGGGACAGCACCAGCGCGCCGTCCGGCCGCAGCACCCGCCGCAACTCCCGCAGTGTCGATCTCCTGTCATCGACATACTCCAGCGCGAGGGCGAACAAGACCAGGTCCACCGATTCGTCCGGCAGCCAGTGCAGCCGTTCAGCAAGATCGTGTACGTGGAAGACGCCGGAGGGGACGCGCTCTCGACACAGGTGGACCATGCGCGGACTCTGGTCCAGCCCGATCACCCGGGCACCCCGGGCGACCAGTTCCTCGGCGTACAGCCCGGGACCGCACGCCACATCCAGGACCGTGCGTCCAGCGACCTCACCGAGTAGCCGCAGGCAGGTCGGCCGGTCGTAGTGAGCGTTGTACAGGCTGTCGCGTGCATGGTCCAAGAACTCGTCGGCGAACCCGTCGTACTGCGGTTGTGGTTCCACACCATCGGTCATGTCGCCAGTCTGCTCACTCTCGCAACGGTCACCCTTGAGGAGTGTGACGTAGCCCCGCTGTCGGGGCAGCCCTTCCCTGCCCCGCCTCATAGGCAGGGATCGTCGATGCCGAATCGCCTGTCGCGTCGCCATCAGCGCCAGGACGGGCCGGCGCGCTGGCACCCGCGGCAACGGCGCTCATATCCACGGCAACGGGGCGTGCTGGCGCTGACGGGGGCCGGGATTCTCAGCCGGTACTGTCGCCTTTGGTCCGGACACCGTAGCCTGGAACACCCCGTTTCCGACCAGAAGGGTCCCCTCGTGTCGATCTCTGTGAACCTGGACGATGTGCTGGACAAGGCCTACGAGTCCAGCGCTCTGGCTGACCTGGCTACCGCCCCCGTCGCCGCGTTGGCCGGCGTCAGCGAGGCCGACGGCGAGGCTCTGCAGAAGGCCTTCAACATCAAGACCATCGCGGACCTGGCCGGCAACAAGTACGTCCGGGCCGCGCAGGCCATCGTTGAGTTGAGCCGCATCAGCAAGTAGCCGGTACCGCGCTCCACCGGTGCGGCCGATGACCGGCGCCGCGCCGGTGGAGGGGGCAAGTGAGACGACAACTGAGACGACCGTAGAGACGACTCAGGGCCGGTCCCCGTGGGGGCCGGCCCTGTCGTTCTTCCTGCTCAGGCGAGCGGAGGATACGAGATTCGAACTCGTGAGGGTGTGAACCCAACACGCTTTCCAAGCGTGCGCCCTAGGCCTCTAGGCGAATCCTCCGCCGAACAGGATACAGGTCCCGGTAGGGATGCCCGCCCCACCACCCCCTGGTGATCCACTTCCAGTCGGGTAGGCTGGGCTCACCCCCCGTGCGGCGTGTATCTCGTGAACCTCCCCAGGGCCGGAAGGCAGCAAGGATAAGCGGGCTCTGGCGGGTGCACGGGGGGCCTTTCGGTGCCGCCGTCGGCGCCTGTCACTGAGCTGCCTTGTCAGCAAGGGATCCTTCTGTCAACTCGGACGTCAATCCGGGTCCTTCCTTGCACAGGGCCAGCGGGGCGGGTGGTCACCCGGGCCGGACCGGCGCAGAATGGCTCGGTCGAGAGGAGGCGGGACGCTGTGGCGCTGGCGCTCTACCGCAAGTACCGGCCACGTACCTTCGCCGAGGTTATCGGGCAGGAACACGTCACCGAGCCGTTGTCGCAGGCGCTGCGGGGCGGGCGGCTCAATCACGCGTACCTCTTCTCTGGGCCGCGTGGCTGCGGCAAAACATCCAGTGCCCGCATCCTGGCCCGGTCGCTCAACTGCGAGCACGGCCCGACCCCGGAGCCCTGTGGGACCTGTGCCTCCTGTCGGGCGCTGGCTACCGATGGCGCCGGTTCGATCGACGTCATCGAGATCGACGCGGCCAGTCACGGCGGTGTTGACGACGCGCGGGAGCTGCGCGAGAAGGCGTTCTTCGCGCCGGCGCAGAGCCGCTTCAAGATTTACGTCATCGACGAGGCGCACATGGTCTCGTCGGCCGGCTTCAACGCCCTGCTCAAGCTGGTCGAGGAGCCCCCGGAGTACGTCAAGTTCATCTTCGCCACCACCGAGCCGGAGAAGGTCCTCGGCACGATCAAGTCGCGGACCCACCACTACCCGTTCCGGCTGATCCCGCCGAAGGTGCTCCGGCCCTACCTGGAACAGCTCTGCCAGGCCGAGGGTGTCCAGGTCGAGCCGGCGGTCTTTCCCCTCGTCGTGCGGGCCGGTGGTGGCAGCGCCCGGGACAGTCTTTCGGTGCTCGACCAGCTCATCGCCGGGGCAGGTCCGGAGGGCGTCATCTACGCCCGGGCCGCCGCGCTGCTCGGGGTCACCGACTCGGCGCTGATCGACGAGATGTGCGACGCGCTCGCCGCAGGGGACGGTGCGGCGGCGTACGCCACCGTCGACCGGATCGTCGGCGCTGGCCACGATCCGCGCCGGTTCGCCGCTGACCTGCTGGAGCGGCTGCGTGATCTGATCATCCTCCAGCGGGTGCCGGACGCCGCGCCGAAGGGCTTGGTGGACGGCCCGGACGACCAGATCGAGCGGATGACCGCCCAGGCGCAGCGGCTTGGGCCGGGCACCCTGTCGCGGTGCGCCGACATCGTGCACGACGGTCTGGTCGAGATGCGAGGTGCCACCGCGCCCCGGCTACTGCTGGAACTGATCTGCGCCCGGCTGCTGCTGCCTCGGATTGACGACTCGACCGGTGGCCTTCTCCAACGCCTCGAAACTCTGGAGCGTCGGCACACCCACGCCGGCGCCGACGTCCCGCCAGCTGTTCCCACGCCGGCTACCGGCTCGTCCCCCGCGGCGGCCGTCCCGCCAGCTGTCCCCACGCCGGCGACCGGCTCGTCCCCCGCGCCAGCTGTCCCCACGCCGGCTGCTGGTGCGCCGCCCGCGCCGGCCGTCGGCTCGCCGCCCCGTCCGGTGGGTACCGCGGTGTCTGCGAGCATGGATGGTCCGGCCGTGTCCGACGGTCCCCGCCGTGCCTCCCCTCGGCCGGCGGTCATGCCCGACCCGGCCACCCCCGAGCCGCCCCGCCCGGGTACGACCGGTCAGGGTCCGCTCGACGCGGCCGCGGTACGTCGGCGCTGGCCGGAGGTGGTCGGTCTGGTGGGCCGCAAGAGCAAGAAGGCCGCTGCCTGGGCGCGTGAGGCGACGGTTCACGAGGTCGACGGTCAGACCCTCGTGTTGGCCTTCCGCTATCCGTTTCATGCCCAGGCCCTCGCCAACGAACCGGATTTGCTGATCGAGTCCCTCCATGAGGAACTGGGTGAGCGCTGGCAGATCAGGTGCGAGGTAGCTGGTGAGCGGGTCGGCGGACCCGCCGCTGGGCCCCGCGCAGCCGGCCCGGCCCGGCCCGCGACCGCGCCGGCACGGCCGGACCCGGCGGTGGCTCCCGCCGCTCCGCCGCGATCGTCGGCCGGTGATGGGGCGGTCGATGGCATGGCCCCGCGCTCCGCTGGGTCCGCCGATGAGCAGGAGTGGCCGGAGCCGGCACGCCCCGGCGGGGCTGCCCCGCCCGAGCCGGCGGCTGGCACAGCCGAGGAGTGGCCCGCGACGGCCCGCCCGGGTGGGGCGGGAGTGGACGCCACGGCGGCAGCAGCAGCGGGGCCGGGCGGCTCGACCACCGGTGGTGGCCGGGCCTCCGGCGCGGGTGTGGCGCCTGCCGCTTCGGCCGTATCCCGGCCGCCAGTGACGAGCGGTGCGCGGGCGAGCAGCGCGATTGCCGCTGCCCGGGCGGCGGCTGCCGGTGGCGCGCAGCGTTCCGCTGCCTCGCCGCGGCGGACGGCGGAGCCGGATTGGGCAGGTGAGCCGCCGTACGATCCGGACTACGACGGCGTGCCGCGTGGTGGTGCCGCCCCCGCAGTGGTGCATGAGGGGTTCGATCCGGGGGACGAGCCGCTGGACGAGGTGATTGATGAGCGGACCGCCCGTCAGTCCAGTGAGGAGCAGGCGGTGCGGCTGCTCCGTGAGGCGTTCGGTGCGGAGCGGATCGACGAGGTCAAGTCCCGTTAGGTCGGCGGTGTTGCCTTCGGGAGCGACACCGGTGAGCGTAAGAAGCAAGTCGAGTGGGAAGAGTAAGGAGCCGTTCGTGCGCCCAGGTGGACAGCCGAACATGCAGCAGATGCTGAAGCAGGCGCAGAAGATGCAGCAGCAGATCGCCAAGGCGCAGGCCGAGCTGGCCGAGGCGGAGCTGACCGGTGCCGCGGGTGGCGGCCTGGTCACCGCGACCGTCGCCGGCACCGGCGAGCTCAAGTCGGTCGCGATCGACCCCAAGGCGGTTGATCCGGAGGACGTCGAGACCCTGGAGGATCTGGTGGTCGCTGCCGTGCGTAACGCCGCGGAGGCGGCCCGGGAGCTGACCGACCAGAAGATGGGGCCGGTGGCCGGGGGCATGGGCGGCCTCGGCCTGCCCGGTTTCTGAGCCGACGATGTACGAGGGCGCTATCCAGGACCTGATTGACGAGTTGGGCCGGCTGCCGGGCGTGGGCCCGAAGAGCGCCCAGCGGATCGCCTTTCATGTCCTGTCCGCGGACCCGGCCGACGTCAATCGGCTGGCCGGCGCGTTGCGCAAGGTCAAGGAGTTGGTGCGCTTCTGCACCAGCTGCTACAACGTGGCCGAGTCCGAGCAGTGCCGGATCTGCCGCGATCCACGCCGTACCGATGAGGTGCTCTGCGTGGTGGAAGAGCCGAAGGACGTGGTGGCGATCGAGCGGACCGGGGAGTTCCGCGGCCGGTACCACGTCCTCGGCGGCGCGATCAACCCGCTGGAGGGGATCGGGCCGGACAATCTGCGCGTCCGGGAGTTGCTGACCCGGCTGGGCGGTGGCGCGGTGCGGGAGCTGATCCTGGCCACCGATCCGAATACCGAGGGCGAGGCGACCGCCACCTATCTGGCGCTGATGGTGAAGCCGATGGGCATCGCCGTGACTCGGCTGGCCAGTGGCCTGCCGGTCGGCGGCGACCTGGAGTACGCCGACGAGATCACTCTTGGTCGTGCTTTCGAGGGACGCCGGACGGTCTGATCCTCGTCCGTAACCGGGTCCACGGTCTATGGATCTAACACCTGAGGCTCTTCAGGGCTGGGATGACGTAACAGTTTCGCATCATGGATACCGATCGTTCGGCAGGGTCATCGATTTGCCTTCGATCCTTCGACCAGGGCAGGGAAAAGCCACGATCCGACACGGACTGTCCACCTGACAGCTTCCGCACCGTTGGCCGGACGGCTATGGTTCCCGCCATCGGTGACCCCGGTCACCGCGTTGTCCGTATCCACAAGGACGAGGTGAAGCACCCATGCGTGCATCCAGGCCGAAGGTCGCTGTCGCGGCCGTCGCGGTCGCGGCCCTCGCGGTAGCCGGCTGCGCCGAGAGCGACCGCGAGGATTCCGGTGGTAGCAACAACGACACCCTCGTCTTCGGCGTCGCCGGAGACCCGAAGGTGCTCGACCCGAGCTTTGCCAGCGACGGCGAGTCGCTGCGCGTGGCCCGTCAGGTCTTCGAGACCCTGGTCCGCCCCGAGGAGGGTGGCACCAAGGTGAGCCCGGGCCTCGCGGAGTCCTGGACTCCGGACGAGGCGGGCACCACCTGGACCTTCAAGCTCCGCTCGGGCGTGAAGTTCCACGACGGCACCGACTTCGACGCCGAGGCCGTCTGCGTCAACTTCAACCGTTGGTACAACGCCACCGGCCTCATGCAGAGCCCGGACGTGACCGCCTACTGGCAGGACGTGATGGGCGGCTTCGCCCAGAACGAGGACGAAGGGCTCTCGGAGAGCCTCTTCAAGTCCTGCACCGCCAAGGACGCCACCACGGTCGATCTGACCTTCACCCGGGTGTCCAGCAAGATCCCGGCCGCCCTGATGTTGCCGTCGTTCTCCATCCACAGCCCGACGGCGCTGGAGCAGTACGACGCGAGCAACGTCGGCGGCACCGCGACGGACGTCCAGTACCCCGAGTACGCGACCGCGCATCCGACCGGCACCGGGCCCTTCAAGTTCAAGTCCTGGGACATCGCCAACAAGTCGCTC comes from Salinispora tropica CNB-440 and encodes:
- a CDS encoding YccF domain-containing protein, coding for MIRLVLNVLWLIFGGGIVLAFGYFVAALICFVLVVTIPFGVASLRLASYSLWPFGRTLVTKPGAGVASGLANVLWVLLAGWWLALSHLVAGVSLCITIIGIPFGIANFKLVPAAFWPLGQEVIEVR
- a CDS encoding aminoglycoside phosphotransferase family protein — protein: MTPGDNEITAQLVRDLVRDQHPDLAEHPIRLGARGWDNQLWRLGDDLAVRLPWATVSADALLHKEHAWVPTLAPRLPLPIPIPQRLGVPSKRFPRSWLITTWVPGTPADRAPVTRAFDAARSLATFLTALHQPAPNEAPVSRDRGGLLVDQTEQFAEALSAATERGLIDEPAAVRAVWHDAVAAPPWTGPPLWLHADLHPANVLTADGTLCGVIDFGDLCAGDPAYDLAAAWLLLPDGIDHVHEAYEPAPDPATLRRARGWATARALHGILIGDNGVHGRPGGKPSWGPPAHTALRRLTATVR
- a CDS encoding class I SAM-dependent methyltransferase → MTDGVEPQPQYDGFADEFLDHARDSLYNAHYDRPTCLRLLGEVAGRTVLDVACGPGLYAEELVARGARVIGLDQSPRMVHLCRERVPSGVFHVHDLAERLHWLPDESVDLVLFALALEYVDDRRSTLRELRRVLRPDGALVLSRLHPTGDWLRHGGSYFDERIVEETWSRGWQLRHWLLPLERTCEELHEAGFLIERLLEPQPTAEAALVDQARYERLLREPIGFLAIRALPAPVR
- a CDS encoding DNA polymerase III subunit gamma and tau, translated to MALALYRKYRPRTFAEVIGQEHVTEPLSQALRGGRLNHAYLFSGPRGCGKTSSARILARSLNCEHGPTPEPCGTCASCRALATDGAGSIDVIEIDAASHGGVDDARELREKAFFAPAQSRFKIYVIDEAHMVSSAGFNALLKLVEEPPEYVKFIFATTEPEKVLGTIKSRTHHYPFRLIPPKVLRPYLEQLCQAEGVQVEPAVFPLVVRAGGGSARDSLSVLDQLIAGAGPEGVIYARAAALLGVTDSALIDEMCDALAAGDGAAAYATVDRIVGAGHDPRRFAADLLERLRDLIILQRVPDAAPKGLVDGPDDQIERMTAQAQRLGPGTLSRCADIVHDGLVEMRGATAPRLLLELICARLLLPRIDDSTGGLLQRLETLERRHTHAGADVPPAVPTPATGSSPAAAVPPAVPTPATGSSPAPAVPTPAAGAPPAPAVGSPPRPVGTAVSASMDGPAVSDGPRRASPRPAVMPDPATPEPPRPGTTGQGPLDAAAVRRRWPEVVGLVGRKSKKAAAWAREATVHEVDGQTLVLAFRYPFHAQALANEPDLLIESLHEELGERWQIRCEVAGERVGGPAAGPRAAGPARPATAPARPDPAVAPAAPPRSSAGDGAVDGMAPRSAGSADEQEWPEPARPGGAAPPEPAAGTAEEWPATARPGGAGVDATAAAAAGPGGSTTGGGRASGAGVAPAASAVSRPPVTSGARASSAIAAARAAAAGGAQRSAASPRRTAEPDWAGEPPYDPDYDGVPRGGAAPAVVHEGFDPGDEPLDEVIDERTARQSSEEQAVRLLREAFGAERIDEVKSR
- a CDS encoding YbaB/EbfC family nucleoid-associated protein, with the translated sequence MQQMLKQAQKMQQQIAKAQAELAEAELTGAAGGGLVTATVAGTGELKSVAIDPKAVDPEDVETLEDLVVAAVRNAAEAARELTDQKMGPVAGGMGGLGLPGF
- the recR gene encoding recombination mediator RecR, translated to MYEGAIQDLIDELGRLPGVGPKSAQRIAFHVLSADPADVNRLAGALRKVKELVRFCTSCYNVAESEQCRICRDPRRTDEVLCVVEEPKDVVAIERTGEFRGRYHVLGGAINPLEGIGPDNLRVRELLTRLGGGAVRELILATDPNTEGEATATYLALMVKPMGIAVTRLASGLPVGGDLEYADEITLGRAFEGRRTV